A genomic stretch from Engraulis encrasicolus isolate BLACKSEA-1 chromosome 12, IST_EnEncr_1.0, whole genome shotgun sequence includes:
- the arl11 gene encoding ADP-ribosylation factor-like protein 11, with protein MGQHFNKNQKPAQVLLMGLDSAGKSTLLFRLQQGVTMETSPTVGFNVGTLELDKRTSLTVWDVGGQRTMRPNWKYYLEGSKALVFVVDSTDRSRMAEAQKALKRILSDENMKGVPLMVLANKKDLPNSMTIREVSNQLELPSYTDQRSWEIQGCSALQGLGLQQAFLSVAKLIRKH; from the coding sequence ATGGGCCAACACTTCAACAAGAACCAGAAGCCGGCCCAGGTGCTCCTCATGGGTCTGGACTCGGCGGGCAAGTCCACGCTGCTGTTCCGCCTCCAGCAGGGCGTCACCATGGAGACCTCTCCCACGGTGGGCTTCAACGTGGGCACGCTGGAGCTGGACAAGCGCACGTCGCTGACCGTGTGGGACGTGGGCGGCCAGCGCACCATGCGGCCCAACTGGAAGTACTACCTGGAGGGCAGCAAGGCGCTGGTGTTCGTGGTGGACAGTACGGACCGTTCGCGCATGGCCGAGGCCCAGAAAGCGCTGAAGAGGATCCTGAGCGACGAGAACATGAAGGGTGTGCCGCTGATGGTGCTGGCTAACAAGAAGGACCTGCCCAACTCCATGACCATCCGGGAGGTGTCCAACCAGCTGGAGCTGCCCAGCTACACGGACCAGCGCTCCTGGGAGATACAGGGGTGCAGCGCACTGCAGGGACTCGGCCTACAGCAGGCCTTCCTCTCTGTTGCTAAACTCATCAGGAAACATTAA